tgcggccagccggcctcCCCGGCGGCCAGCCGGAGCACCGGCCCAGCCCCGTCGCCGGAGGGCGCTGCCGCACGAGCTCCTCTCCAGCCGGCCCGCTCGGGCCCGTCCCcgcgcctctctctctcggccatGAGCACAGAGGGTGGTGACGGCGAGGGGTTGCCTTGCATACATACATTCGTCGACCGACACATGCATCCTTCACGGCGATGTCAAATCTGCAAACATACACGCACTCGCAAGCTCACAAGTCAGGCACTCTGACCACTCATCACAAGAGCGCGCGAGAGAACAGAAGATGGCAAGGTCCTCGCTGCgggccgccgcgctgctcctgCTCGTGCTCGCCGTGTCGTGGCTCCAGGCCTGCGACGCCGCTTCAGGGTTCTACGCGAGCAAGTGCGGCGTGCGGtgcgggcgggcgagcgcggcggcgaggggcgccTGCATGAGGTCCTGCGGGCTGTGCTGCGAGGAGTGCAACTGCGTGCCCACCGGGgtgggggcgcgcggcggcggcagcggcggcgggggcaacGAGTGCCCCTGCTACCGCGACATGCTCACCGCCGGCCCCAGGAAGAGGCCCAAGTGCCCCtgaccgccgcgccggccgtcaGGGAAGCGAGCTAGAGGCGGACGTACGGCGGGGTCAAATCGACGGATGAGATGTAGTCACTGGATCGGGCTATCAGCTACCAAGTCCCTGCTACGTATGTGTGCGCGTATCTCTCTCCACTAAATACCGTCCATATGCTAATCTACCGGTATGTATTACTACGGCAGTGTAGTAGCATTATGCGTGTGACGTTCTATAGTAGGTACTGCTACTTCGGATGATCCAAAGAGTGAGCTCGTTTGTATGGGTTCATGTCATGCGCGAGCCTCGagtgtcaaaaaaaaatctacaaaCATACTGTTGGATGACAACTTCACTATCAAAGTTTCATACTCCTCTCAATGGGTCCGGGGCCGCAGCTCGCCGCTCCTCTATCTCAGCTCGGCTCCGCCCGAGTTCCCCTGCTCTCACTGGCTGGTGAGCCCCGGGTCCACATTTCAGTGAGAGTAGGTGGCGTATCTGTGTGAGCGTGAGGGTGCGTGTAGCAGATCTGGCCGGATATTTCGTGGGTTTTTTACAGATCTAATTATTCTTCAACAGAAAAATGCATTGTAAGACTTGAAAAATCACAATAAATTGTTGGaagctcagaaaaatatgaaacacaTTTTTATATATTCCTTGTTCCCAGGTCTATACTTTGGTCAAATTGGTTTTCATAAAAATTTCCACAAATTATCTATACACACTAAAATGCCTCAAATCTTGTTTAATTCATATTAAATTCTTATGAGCTCCTAAAATTATGATTCTTTTTTTGCTATGTTCCTGGAGATGTTTAGTATCTGAGATAATTATTCCATGCATGTTGGATTAGTTTTGCTACTCTAATAGGTTTAAATGTGTTAATAGCCCATTATCTTATTCTTTTTCACCATTCCACTTACACCAGGCGCCACTGTAGGTAGCTCTAATAAGGTTCAAAAATTtctacaaaaaatatatttaagaATCTATATGCAAGTATGCACTAAATCTAAAATCTTGTTACAAAATTCAAATATTTGTGTACAGCATTTTAAAACTACATTTCCTAGTCATTTTGGATAAAATAACATAAATATCAGATGTGGTCCAAAAAATCTGAAACTTGGCATGGAGTCATATTATGGTCATAGAAGCTTGACataaaaaatcacaaaaattgACAAAATTGGTGTATACGTTGTTCACAAAtggacacatttccaaagaaGTCACAGAATATTCAACTTCAGCTTCCTAATTTGAACTAGTTCGAATAATTTTTTCATTATTTTGACTTGACTTTTTGAATACTTAGTCCTTAGAGCCACATAAACTTAATTCTCTCACAAACTTACCCCTTTTTGAGTTTTTAGTATTttctagcattttaaaactatATTTCCTTTTTACTTTGgataaaataaaacaaatatcAAATGTGGTCCAAAAAACCTGAAATTTGGCATGGAGTCATATTATGGTCATAGAAGCTTGACataaaaaaatcacaaaaattgGCAAAAGTTGGTGTATATATTGTTCACAAATGGGCACATCTTCAAAGAAGTCGCAGAACATTCAACTACAACTTCCTAATTTGAACTACTTCGAATACTTTTTTTCATTATTTTGACTCGTCTTTTCGAATACATGTTCATTACAGCCAGACAAAGTTAATTCCCTGAGAAACGAACTTCTTTTccaaattttactatttttagcatttttgaACTATATTTCCTACTCattgtaaaaataaataaataaatactaaatgAGGTCCAAAAAACCTGAAACTTGGCAGGGAGTCATTTCATGGTCATAAAAGTATGCAATAAAAATTTCACAAGATTTTGCAAAAGTTGGTATATACGTTGTGCACATATGGCCACATCTCCATATAACTCGGATAACATTGCACTCGAACCTTCACCCTCGCTACCAACAAGGCCGAGAAGGCCTCCACCCTCGCTACCATCCTTGCCGCCCACGAGCTGGCCATCGCGGCCGAGAAGGCCTCCTTCACGGACACCACCGATGGCAGCAATCAGCGGCTCACCATGTCCGAGGTGCGCGAGCACGCGTCGCGGGAGTCAGCGTGGATCGTCGTCCACGGCCAAGTCTACGACTGCACTGAGTACCTCAAGGACCacccgggcggcgccggcggcgccgacagCATCCTCATCAACGCCGGCACCGACTGTACCGAGGAGTTTGACGCCATCCACTCCGATAAGGCCAAGGCGCTCCTCGACGCCTACTGCGTCGGCGAGCTCGTCGGCGCCACTGACACCTCCTCTGCGCACGGCGCGTCCAGCAGCCTCGCCCCTATCCGCGAGGACGGGGCCATCACCAGGGgcgccccgccggcgcccgTGGCGCTGTCCAACCCGCGCGAGAAGGTCCCCTGCCGCCTCGTCGGCAACGAGGAGCTGTCCCGCGGCGCCCGCCTGTTCCGCTTCGCGCTGCCGTCGCTGGACCAGGTGCTCGGCCTCCCCGTGGGCAAGCACATCCTGGTGTGCGCGACCATCGACGGGAAGCTGCGCATGCGGGCGTACACGCCGACGAGCACCGTGGACGAGGCCGGCCACTTCGAGCTCCTCGTGAAGGTGTACTTCAAGCACGAGCTCCCGGAGCTCCCCAACGGCAGGCTCATGTCCTAGTACCTGGCAGCTTTGTTCCGGCAATCAACCGCGATGATCACTCTGCTCACAGGAGGAAGAACGCACACGAACACGCTGGGAAAACAGAGGATTTTGTGCGGCTCAAATCAGCTCCGCGTTTTCTCTGTTTATATAAGCAAAAGAACTCTGATTTACAGGCCACGATCTGCACGATCAGGCACGACGCACAACCCGCCATGATCTCCACCTGCTGCGCCATCCCACAGGTCAATCATGGCGTGAAGTTCGGGACTCCACTCGCCCGGCTGAAGCGCGCACGGCGAGAGGTGGACGCGCTCTGCTTCAACTGAAAACAGAGCTCTCAACACTAagactgaaactctgaaaacGCACACTAACTCTGTAAACTAAAGCtaagtctgaactctgaagctgAACTGAAACTTGAGCTGAAACCGTGCATGCGGACACCTGAATTAACCATCAAGCTTCACGGTCGACGGCGAGCCCCGTAAGGCGAGCCGCCTCACGATGGTCGCCGGCGGGAGCGGGATCACACCGCTGTACCAGGTGATCCAGGCGGTGCTGCGCGACCAGCCGGAGGACCGGACGGAGATGCACCTTGTCTACGCCAACCGGACGGAGGACGACATCCTCCTGCGTGGCGAGCTCCATCGGTGGGCGGCGGAGCACCCGGACAGGCTCAAGGTGTGGTACGTGGTCAGCCGGGTGAAGCGGCCGGACAACGGGTGGAAGTACGGCGTCGGGTTCGTCACGGAGGCCGTCCTGCGGGAGCACCTGCCAGagggcagcgacgacgacacgCGGCGAGAAcaggggaggtggcgcggcgggaGGGCCGGGCTGGCGCGATGGCCGGGACGGCGCGCCCGGAGGGGTGACGCGGGGAGGGGAGCGGCGAGAGGCAAGagcagggcggcgcggccggagggGTGACGCCGGGAGGGGAGCGGCGAGAGGAGAGagcagggcggcgcggccggagggGTGGCGCCGGGAGGCGAGCGGCGAGAGGGGAGAGCAGGGCGGCGCGGTcagaggggcggcgcgggggaggggAGCAGCGAGAGGCGAGAGCAGGGCGGCGCTgccggaggggcggcgcggggaggggagcGGCGACAGGCGAGggcagggcggcgcggccggaggagcggcgcggggagggTTGCGCGGCCTGGGCTGCACGGCGAGAGCACGGCGGCGAGAACAGGGGAGGCTGGTTCGATTTGGAACGCGGATTGGGAAAGTGGCTCCTGTTGGCTAGGCCCCACCTGTAAGACACGGCAGGACAGACGGAGACGGCGTGGAGGGGTATTTCCGATGGGAGTTCGCGCGGTGAGGGGTAAAACTGAGCACGTCTGTGAACTAAGGGTAGAAGTGAGCAAGACAACTCAACTAAGGGTACGGttgtaaaaatccaaaaaaaaaaccccgaCTCGAACCTTTATATGCATGGGCTAGGTACAGGCCAGTTTTTTTTGGCTCGGCTAGATATGAGCAGGTCTACTTTGATCTATTGCATCCAGACATTATATATATTTAACCATTTATAACTTGTGCAATAGAAACTAGTACGATGATAATTTGATTAATTCATCGGTTGTAGACGGAGGAGCCGTCGTCGCTCCTTGCTGTGGCGTCGAAGTTGCCGGCCCTGGGATCGGTGCAGCCCTGGGGGACGGGCACGCGCACGccggcttgctgcgccgccttgCCGTAGAAAGGCATGTCGTCGGCGTCGCCGAGCGCCGCCTCGCTAAGGTACTTGTCCGCCAGCTGCACGCGCTTGACGTTCTCCTGCTCCGCCCCAGCATGTGCCCGTACTCCAGCAGCTTGGCGATCGTCATCTTGGGCTGCTCAAACTTGGGTGGGCCCTCCTTGGAGTTGACGAGCTTCCTGCCGATGTTCTCCACGCCCGTCTCGGCGACCCACCGGCGCACCTCGTCGTCGTACACCgtctcgagctcgccggcgctcaTGACGACGGGGTTGATGCCCATCTTGGCGAACACCAGCTCGCACTGGAACGACTTGCCCTGGCCCTTGCCGCCCCAGATCCCCAGGATGAGGGGCACCTTGATTTTGGGCCGGGCCATGAAGTTCTTGGCGATGTGGACGACGAGCTTGTCCATGAAGGCCGGCGCGATGTAGTAGCCGTCCTTGATGTTGTCCCAGGCAGTGTAgtccctgaggccctggctgatGTACTCGTAGGAGCTGAGCACGGCCTCGTGGGTGCCGTCCCCCATGGGCGCCTGGAAGAGGGAGTCGACGAGGCCCTTGCCCCTGGTGATGTCCTGCTGGTCGTCGGAGACGTCGTAGGCCAGGCCCCTCCACCTGTCGGAGTCCGTCTGCTTCGACTCCTCCACCTCCTGCTTATAATTACTGGCGAAGACTCTGCTGCTCAACCCCCTGCTGCCATGGCGGCCACGGCAGCTCCTCTGCAGTCTGTTGAGCTTCTTCTTCCCGAGGAAGATGCTCGGCGTCGAGGCCTGCGTGTGCACATCATCAATCGACATTAAGAAGAAGCAAATAAAGCTATCCCGTCAATCATGAACGAATCAATATAGTTCCACCACCGGCGGCGCTGCGacggaggtggtggaggagaaagcagcagcagccatggaATCATCCAATTACTACAATGACGATGATGATCGAACGAACTCAGCAGCCTATTATATATAGTAGTAGAGTACTTAAGGCACTGCAGTGCAAGTGGATTATTAACTGAGCAGCAGCCAGTACCCAGTAGTATGCTCTGGATCCTTCCCGATTAGTGATATTGCATCCATTCACTCCAGTACACTGCATCACTTATCAGTGCCAATGTGGCAACACAGCACAATGCAATGAAGCAGATACTACTCCAGTAGCTAGTAGACGATCGACGTGAATGATGAATGAATATTCTCCCATTTATCACATCTTAGCTGTTCGTCGTCGTCTGATGAAGAGTTACTATATGCTCCACTGCAGAGCAGAAGCGAGCAAACACCACACGCTGTGGATCGGATGGGCCACCACCCACAACCACAAGAGGCAGGCCCGGCCCACCCTTCAGTCCTCCTGCCCAGCTGCAGCCCACGACGAGACGAGACGAGCCAAACCAAGTCAACCAGTGGGATCTCCTAATGTTTGCTGCTTGGCAAGAATGCATATTTTGCTGGTGTATACTGTGAGGTTCGTAGGTAAACTTCTGGTGTGCTTAAGTCAGTAACCTTTAATGGACATGCTAATTTGAGAGTTCTTTAGAGTGATTAAACAATAGCATTAGTCAAATGTGCAATTAACCTCTGTAATAGGACCCCCTTGGAGCTGTAGAGGCGGATGGGGAGTGCGGCGGTTGCTGCGTCGTCGAAGAAGATATTGCGCTGGGCATGGGTGCGGCGTCGAAGAAGCAGCGCAGAGCTAGCTGCGGGCAACGACATGGCACAGACCTTCCCTCCACTACACCTGCGGCCCCTCAGGTAGCTCTTGTTCCGTTCCTCCACAATCCCCATCTCTTCTCCAATTTGACTGAACTTGCAATCAGGCCAGTACAGTGTGATGCTCCTGCTACTACTGAATTGATAATCCACCCGATCAACTTCACTAACCAGAATTAAGAACTGTACAGACCCATTCCAACTTTAAGCAAAATAATCCCAATGTTGCACAATGTTGTATGTCACTGATCCTAGGTTTCAGAAGCGGACTGAGGAAATGGATCCAAAGTTACAAACGTTGGCATTAAATAACTAAAACTTCTCAACCACTTCATGTTTTTACCCACTTTGCTATATCATTAAGCATGGGATTGAAGTAGTTTGATCTTATTTCAGGGTTTAAAGGCACAGGATGTCTTCAGAGCTGAGGACAAGCTTTTCAGATTTGGTGGCGAGTTCGCCAACCCGGACAGAGGGCAAATCTAATAATTTAGGCGATTCGTCGTCCAAGGGAGCCCGCCAAGTCACTTGTTTCAAGGAGAACCTTCATGATGTCACGCTTCATTTTTAGATAGTGAGGTTCTCTAAACAGGTAAACAGGGTTTCTTGGTTCCAACCAAAGTATCAAACTGAAACTTCTGTAAGtttagagttaaatacaccagcggctCTCGAACTTGTCCccaggtgccacttaggtccacgaactcgcaaaatcgaaatctgacaccctgaacttgttaagttgtatcacttaggtccataacccttcaaggggcatgaatatatgcaaaaaaaaccCTTGAGTTTTTTTATCGTCTATATCTACATCCTCCTCATCTCTTTCACCTCACTCTCCTCCCCAacaagcgccgccgctgctgccggaggccgccaggagcgccgccgcggcactgAGCTCGTCCCACCTCCCTCATCCCTCCTCTGAGCCGGCGCACCCCTCCTCGCAGTGGAGGCCATGGCATGGTGGAGCTCGTGCGCGGCCATGGCAGAGCTCGTGGCGGtggcgcgccgccccctccttcctccctcctcctcctccttcctcctccctccgccgcacCGAGCTCGTCCCATCTCCCTCCTCGTGCGCGCTACTCCACACCCcgcacgcggccgcggccgcgagccCCGCGGGGGCTTgggcccgcctcgccgccgcctcggcctcgcTCCTGCCCGCGGCGCGGCTCCGAGCAGATCCGGGCGGCGCGGCTTCCTCCGAGCAGTGACGACGAGCGGCGGTGGGACCCCGAGCCcactccctcgccggcgcccctccctccctcctccctcctccttcctaCTCCTTGCTGGAGCTCGAGCGGATCTAGGCATctccccgcctcctcgccggagcaCGCGAGGACCGCCATGCCCGCCGCacccgcccgctcgccgcgcccgccgcgttCGCTGCGCGCGCTGCGGCCGCCTCGCCCGCCATGCCCGCCGCTCACGCTGCGCGCGCCATAGCCGCCCCGCTCACCGTGCCCGAGCACCAGcaacggcggcggaggtgggggctGCGGGACCTGCTCGGCGCCGGGGAGCTAGAGACCGGAGTcacgaccggcggcggaggtgggggctGCGGCGGAGAGGCGCAGCGCGACGGCTGGCAGCGGAGCtgcggcccgcggcggaggtGCAACCGCCGGCGGAGATGACAGCCCGGAGGTGCTCCTGGCGGCCTCCGGTGGCAGCGGCAGCGCTTGtgggggaagagagagaggtgaaAGAGATGAGGAGGACGTAGATATAGAAGATGAAAAACCTCAAGggcttttttgcatatattcatgcccctTGAAGGGTTATGGACCTAAGAgacacaacttaacaagttcagggtgccagattttgattttgcgagttcgtggacctaagtggcaccagGGGACAGGTTtgagggccgctggtgtatttaactcgtAAGTTTATGACATATCACAAGTTCATTATTACAATTAAAAAATACTTTTGCTAATTTCATTTTTAGTATATATGGTTTAAAAGTACTGCACCCACATACGGAATCATGTTCAAATTATGAAAACAGCCCCAAGTAAAAACTGCCAAAAATAATCATGTGCTGATGTGTGCCCAGATCGAAAATGGCTGATTTCGGTGGAAACAGTTAGAAACGGCACCCACACATGGAAGCTAGTAGAAACTTTTCGTGGAGGGATGAAAACGGGCTTGGGTGAAAATGACAAAAATCACGTGCAATAGTTCACGAAAAGCAAAAAAGGGATAATGGGTGCTCAGAATGAAAACAGACGATTTTGGTGGGAACGGTTAGACAtggtgttgacgcaaatctcggtcaacacacgaatgcaCTAGATCATGCGgcgcgagaaagagctcgatgcaaCTCTCTCTGCGTggaacggtcagaccggtctaagggaccggtcagaccggtcgccggtgagaatcggcgacggccgacgaacgcgaacccgggagggaccccgtcagggtaggcgcacgtagggttgttctaggatcggtaggccacctagaacgccttcaaacgtcgcagagacgaaggaagaacagcagatggggttggaaaagctagggtttggagaataagataaaaagtagagtttgtattgattttgttcgattggattctctaatcggccgtgaccctttatatttatagggtggggtggacttatcccgcaagaaatcctatttatagatctaaatctataaaaatctctagttgtactcggactctacctggaccggtcagaccggtcggacctaccggtcagaccggtcggcccctgccggacaggccacagtgctttgaccggtcaaaccgctcGGTcataccgatcagaccggttagtgccaattttggctgtcaacatatgcccccctgttttttggtaaaCCTTGCTTACcaaaaaacattcttctgaactaaaattgtctaagggcgatgattaacactacatcggccatgttttgctcaagtcaatgttaaaacaacttgtttgggccgccacaccttcttcattgTTGTTGACGTCTTTGGCACGATCTCCACTTGTTGTCccattgcctccttcttgcgcata
The genomic region above belongs to Panicum virgatum strain AP13 chromosome 8N, P.virgatum_v5, whole genome shotgun sequence and contains:
- the LOC120684572 gene encoding peamaclein-like, with the translated sequence MARSSLRAAALLLLVLAVSWLQACDAASGFYASKCGVRCGRASAAARGACMRSCGLCCEECNCVPTGVGARGGGSGGGGNECPCYRDMLTAGPRKRPKCP